The Glycine max cultivar Williams 82 chromosome 12, Glycine_max_v4.0, whole genome shotgun sequence genome window below encodes:
- the LOC100500362 gene encoding uncharacterized protein, with product MARARNLIVAAGLVAFAAAGMAFPFYMASSKKPVIDPTKPLSPQATFRGPYINTGSRDVGPDVGPQKK from the exons ATGGCCCGAGCACGCAATCTAATTGTTGCTGCGGGTTTAGTTGCTTTCGCTGCAGCAGGCATGGCATTTCCCTTCTACATGGC TTCATCAAAGAAACCTGTTATTGACCCAACAAAGCCACTTTCACCACAAGCAACTTTTCGAGGGCCTTACATTAACACAGGCTCGCGTGATGTTGGTCCTGATGTTGGTCCCCAGAAGAAATGA